GCCCGATGAAGACGATCGCGACGATGCCCATGAGCGGGATGACGAGCGTCCAGGCGGCGACGAGCACCTGGGCGACCGAGCCAGCGACATAGCCGCCGGGACGGCCGCACGCGCGGGAGAGGACGACGAGCACGACGAACATCGTCGCGCCGACCGTCCAGATGACGGCGGGCTCGAGGTTCGGCACGGAGTCCGGCAGGCCCGCAGGGACGTTGCGCAGGCCGTAGAGCACGAACGTCGCGAACACGACGACGAAGGCCTCGAGCAGGAGGATCGTCGAGGTGAACTGGACCTTGGCGGACTTCTTGGCGCGGATGACCGGGGTCTCGGGGGTGCCGGGCTGAGCGTCTGTCACGCCGCCCAGGCTACCGGCCGGGCGGAGCCCGGCCGGAGCCTGCGACGTCATCCGGCGACCGCCTCGCCGCGCGCGACCATGCCGGCCTCGTCCGAGAGGCGGACCTCACGCAGGAAGAGCGCGAGGACGAAGCCGAGCACGAGCAGCGGCACGAGGTACCAGAACGACGGCGCGAGCGCGTCGGCATAGGCATCGATGACGCCCTGCTTGAGCGCTGCCGGGAAGTCCTGGACCGCAGCAGGGGTCAGGCCCGCCGGGTCGAGCTGGGCGAGCTGCTCCGGCGGGACCGTCGCGGCGAGGCCGCCCATGTTCTCCGTGAGGCGGTTCGTGAACAGCGTCGAGAACAGCGCGACGCCGACCGCCGCACCGATCTCGCGGAAGAAGTTGTTCGAGCTCGTCGCCGTGCCGAGCTCGTGGGGGTCGACGGCGTTCTGCACCGCGAGCACGATCGTCTGCATGACGAAGCCGAGCCCGGCACCGAGCAGGAACAGGAACACCGAGAAGGTCACGAGGCTCGTGCTGCCGTCGATCTGCGTCATCACCGCGAGCATGATCGAGGACAGGGCGAGGCCCGCCACGGGGTACATCTTGTAGCGACCGGTGCGGGTGATGAGCACACCCGAACCGATCGTCGTGAGCATCATGCCCGCCATCATCGGCAGCATGAGCAGACCGGACTGCGTGACGCCGGCGCCCGAGGACATCTGCAGGAAGGTCGGCAGGAACGTCAGCGCCGAGAACATGCCCATGCCGACGACGAGACCGATCGTCGTCGAGATCGCGAACGTGCGGTTGCGGAACAGGTGCAGCGGGATGAGGGGCTCCTCGGCACGCGTCTCGGCGAGGACGAACAGCGCGGTCGCCACGACGAAGCCGGCGGAGAGCCCGATCAGCAGCGGGTCGGAGAAGTCATAGCTGCCCGAGCCGCTCCAGCTCGTCCAGGTGGCGACGAGGACGAGGCTCGACGTCGCGACGATCATCGTGACGATGCCCGGCCAGTCGATCTTGCGGCCCGCACGGTGCGACGGGAGCTTGAGGGTGATCCACGAGACGACGAGCGCGGCGACGCCGACGGGGATGTTGATCCAGAAGCACCAGCGCCAGTCGAGGTGGTCGGTGAAGAGGCCGCCGAGGAGCGGGCCGGCGACCGCGGAGACGCCGAACAACGCGCCCATCGGGCCCATGTACTTGCCGCGCTCACGTGCGGGGATGATGTCCGCGATGATCGCCTGCGACAGGATCATCAGGCCACCGCCACCGAGGCCCTGCACCGCGCGCCACACGACGAGCTCGCCGAACGACTGCGAGAACCCCGCGCCGGCCGACGCGAGCGTGAAGAGGCCGATCGAGAAGAGGAACGGCCAGCGGCGACCCCACAGGTCGCCGAACTTGCCGTAGAGCGGCATGACGATCGCGATCGCGAGGATGTATGCGGTCATCAGCCAGCCCTGGTGCTCGACACCGCTGAGCTCGCCGACGATCGTCGGCATCGCGGTGCCGAGGATCGACTGGTCGAGCGACGACAGGAACATCGACGCCATGAGGGAGCCGAAGATGAGCCAGATCGTGCGCTTGTCGAGGACGACGAGCGGCTTGTCAGCGTCCTCCGGGACGCGCTGGTCCGGGGTGGTCGCGGTGGCAGACATGTGTGTTCCTCCGTCGTTCTGGGGCTCCCGTGCGGTGCGCGTCGGCGCTGCAGGTGCCGCGGCGCGTGCGGGCGCGCAGCAGCCGGGACCCCGTGACGTTACACGTCCGGACCCGTCGAAGGGCAGAGAAAATGTGTGTGGCGTCCGCCTCAGCGGAGCGACGGCACGGGGAAGCAGCGCAGGACGGCGGGCTCAGACCTCGCCGAAGCCGCCCTCGATCGCCTCGACGACGGCGGCGATGGCCTCCTCGGCCTGCGGGCCCGACCCGTCGACCTCGACGACCTGGCCGCCGACGGCGCCGAGCTTCATGAGCTCGAGGACGCTCGCAGCGTTGACACCGCCGATCGTCAGGCTCGCGTCGTAGCCCGCGACCATGCGAGCCAGCAGAGCCGCAGGTCGCGCGTGCAGACCCATCGGGTTGCGGACCTCCACCTGCCGGGCGAGCCCGGTCCCCGTCGCCGCCATCGTGTCCTCCTCGTCCGAGGCCCCGTGCTGGGTCTCCTCGCCAAGGTTGCCGGATCGGCGGACGAAGGTCGAACCGGCGTGCTCCGCCGCGGCGAGCACGGCGTCGAGGTCTCCCCCGCCGTGGGCGGTGACGGCGGCCGCGACCGTCCCCTCGACGAACGGCGCGTCTGCGAGGCGCGTGCGCGCGGCGACGTCGTCGTCGAGGAACTCGATCGCGGACTCGACCGTGAGGACGGCGGACCCGAGGTCCGCGAGGACGACGACGCCGAGCGCGCCCTCCGCTGCCCCGCTGAGCTCCTCGAGCGTCCGGTCGAAGTCGGTGCCGAGCCCGCCGTCGGGCAGGCCGCCGACCGGCCGGATCGTCACCCCGGGCGCCATCTGGGCGGCGAGGCCCGCGGTGCCCTCGGCGATCTGCGCGCTGTGCGACACGAGGACGAGCGCGACGCGCTCCGGCCGCACGTCGTCAGCCACGCGCAGCCTCGGCTGCTGCGGCGAGCAGCAGGACCGTCGAGCGGGCGCCCGGGTCGAGGTGACCGCGGCTGCGCTCGCCCAGGTAGCTCGCACGGCCCTTGGTCGCGACGAGGTCGACCGTCGAGCGGGCTCCCTCCTCCGCGCCCGCGAGAGCTGCCTCGAGGACCTCGGCGGGGCTGGCACCCGCGGCCGCCGCCGCCTCGGCGGCGTCGACCGCGGGCGACCAGGCGTCCACCATCGTCTTCTCCCCCACCTCGGCACGACCGCGCGAGGTGATGCCCTCGAGAGCACCCTCGAGCAGCGCGACGACGGCGTGCGCGTTGAGCTCGGGGATGCCCGTGACCTTTGCGGCGCGGAGGTACGCCGTCCCGTACAACGGGCCGGACGCTCCTCCGACCGTCGACATGAGGGTGGTCGCGACGACCTTGAGCACGTCGCCGACGTTCTCGGCCTCGAGACCGTCGACCTTCGTGCGGACCGCCGCGAACCCCCGGTCGAGGTTCGCGCCGTGATCACCGTCGCCGATCTGGCGGTCCAGCTCGGTCAGCTCGTCCCGCGCCTCGGCGATCGAGTCCGCGGAAAGCCGGACCCACCTCAGCGCCCACTCGACGTCCAGCGACATGTGCGTGCTACCTCCAGGGAGAGACGGGGACGCGTCCGGTCACCACCGCAGGGCGGGGGTGTGCACGGGTGCGTCCCACAGGCTCGTCAGCTCGTCGTCGAGACGCAGCACCGTCAGCGACGCGCCCTGCATCTCGAGAGACGTCACATAGCTGCCGACCAGCGAACGGTCGACGGTGACGCCGCGGTCCTCCAGGAGCCGCCGTGCCCGACGATAGACGACGTACAGCTCGGACGAGGGCGTGCCGCCCATTCCGTTAACGAACAGCAACACACGCTCGCCGCTCTCGAGCCTGAGGTCCTCGATGATCGGGGTCAGAAGGGCCTCGGTGATCGTGTCCGCGTCCGCGGCGGGAATGCGGTGGCGGCCGGGCTCGCCGTGGATGCCGATGCCGATCTCGATCTCGTCGTCGGGCAGGTCGAAGCTCGGCCGACCGACGTGCGGGACGGTCGGCGCGTAGAGCGCGACGCCCATCGAGCGCACCCCGGACGAGACGCGCTCGGCGATCGCCGTGACCCCGGCGAGGTCGTCGCCGCGCGCGGCCGCGGCGCCCGCGATCTTCTCGACGAGCACGGTGCCTGCGACGCCGCGCCGTCCTGCCGTGTACAGCGAGTCCTCGACGGCCACGTCGTCGTGCACGAGGACGGTCGAGACCTCGACGCCGTCCGCGAGCTCGACGGCGGTCTCGAAGTTGAGCACGTCGCCCGTGTAGTTCTTGACGATCGCGAGGACGCCGGCGCCGTTGTCGACGGCCTCGATCGCCGCGGCGACCTGGTCGGGGGTCGGGGACGTGAACACGGCCCCGGGTACTGCTGCGTCGAGCATGCCCTCCCCGACGAAGCCCGCGTGCAGCGGCTCGTGTCCGGCGCCTCCGCCGGACACGAGGGCGACGGTCCCGGGAGGCGCCTTCGTCGCCCGGGTGACGAACAGCGGGTCCGTGTGGACGGTGACGAGGTCGGGGTGTGCCAGGCCGAATCCTTCGACGGACTCGTCGACTGCCTTGGCGGGGTCGTTCAGAAGCTTCTTCATCGCAAGATCCTTCCTGCGGGGACTCAGCCCCTTCCGAGAAGCACCCTGGCCTCTGCGGCCAGGACCACCGAGCCGGTGACGATCACGCCGGCTCCGGTGCCGACGCCGATCGTGTCTTCACTCTCCGCCAATGTGGCCGCGATGTCGAGAGCAGCGTCGAGGCGAGATGCCAGGTGAACACGGTCGTCTCCGAAGACGTCGACCGCGAGCTCGTGCAGGTCCTCGGCCTCCGTGGAGCGCGGCGACGACGACTGCGTCACGACGATCTCGGCGAGCACGGGCTCGAGGACGGAGAGCAGACCTTCCGCGTCCTTGTCCCCCAGCACGCCGACGACGCCGATGAGCCGCGTGAAGCCGAACGCCTCCTCGAGCGCGTCGACGAGCACCTCGGCACCTGCCGGGTTGTGCGCGGCGTCGACGAGGATCGTCGGGCTGGACCGCACGACCTCGAGGCGTCCGGGCGACGTCACGGCGGCGAAGCCCGCCTCGACGACGCCGGCCGGGAGGGCTGCGCCGCCGGTCACGAGCGCCTCGGTCGCGGCGAGCGCGAGCAGGGCGTTGTGCGCCTGGTGGGCGCCGTGCAGCGGCAGGAAGATCTCCGTGTAGAGGCCGCCCGGAGTCGACAGGTCGACGAGCTGCCCGCCGACCGCGACGTGGCGCTGCGCGACCGTGAGCTCGGCGCCGTCGCGCACGAGCCGCGAGGCTCCACGCTCGCGCACCTCGGCGAGGAGCACCTCCTCGACCTCCTCGACCTGCTGACCGACGACGACGCTCGCACCTTCCTTGATGATCCCCGCCTTCTCGTGGGCGATCTCGACGACGGTCGAGCCGAGCCACTGCGCGTGGTCCATCGCGACGGGCGTGACGACGGCGACGTCGCCGTCGGCGACGTTCGTCGAGTCCCATCCGCCGCCCATGCCGACCTCGACGATCGCGACGTCGACCGGGGCGTCCGCGAAGGCCGCGAACGCCATGACGGTGAGCACCTCGAAGAAGCTCAGACGCGGCCCGCCCGCGGCCTGCGAGCGGGCGTCGACCATCTCGACGTACGGCTCGACGTCGCGGTACACCTCGACGAACCGCTCCTCGGTGACGGGCTCGCCGTCGATCGCGATCCGCTCTGTCACGCTCGTCAGGTGCGGGCTCGTGAACCGGCCGGTGCGCAGGCCCTGCTCGCGGACGAGCGACTCGACCATGCGAGCCGTCGACGTCTTGCCGTTCGTGCCGGTGATGTGCACGACGCGGTAGGCGCGCTGCGGGTCGCCCAGCAGCTCGCACACCTCGCGCACGCGGTCGAGCGTCGGCTCGAAGTCGTGCTCGGGGTTGCGCGCGATGATCGACGCGTAGACGTCTGCGAGCTCGGGCGAGCGCCCGATCGTCTCGTCCTTCTTCTTCTTGCGCGCCACGTCAGCCCTGGGCCTTCGCGACGGCGACCGAGTGTGCGTCGGTGCTCGACGACCCGACCGTGACGGACACCGACAGCGTCTCGGCCGCGATGAGGTCGCGGTGCGCCTCGACGGCGGCGACCTGCTCGGCCGGGACGCTGAGCGTGAGCTCGATGCGGTCCGACACGTTGAGGCCGGCGGCCTTGCGCGCGTCCTGGACCTCGCGGACCAGGTCGCGGGCGTAGCCCTCGGCGCGCAGGGCGTCGTCGAGCACGAGGTCGAGGACCACGAAGCCGCCGCCGGGCAGGACCGCGGCACCGACGGTGGGCTCGGCCGCGCCGCCCGAGGCGCCGACGACCGTCGTGACCTCGTACTCGGTGGGCTCGAGCGGCACGTCGCCGTCGGGCGTGACGACGACGACCGTGCCGTCGGCGTCCTCGCGCCAGGCGCCCGACTTCGAGGCCTTGATCGCGGCCTGGACGCCGCGACCGAGGCGCGGCCCGGCCGCACGCGCGTTGACCGTGAGACGACGCTCGATGCCGTACTCCTGGGCCGCACCCGAGTCGAGACCGACCAGGTCCACCGCCTTGACGTTGAGCTCCGAGGCGAGCAGCTCGGTGTAGGGCTCGAGAGCCGACGGGTCGTCGACGACGACCGTGAGGCGCGACAGCGGCTGGCGCACACGCAGCTTGTTGGCCTTGCGCACGCCGAGGCTCAGCGAGCACACGGCGCGGACGCGGTCCATCGTCGCGACGAGGTCGGCGTCGTCCGCGAGCACCGTGCCGAGCGTGGTCGGTGCGCCGCCGGCGTCCACGAGCGTCGGCCAGTCGGTCAGGTGGACGCTGCGGCCGCCCGTCAGGCCGCGCCAGACCTCCTCCGTCAGGAGCGGGGCGAGCGGGGCCATGACACGGGTGAGCGCCTCGAGCGCCGTGAAGAGCGTGTTGAACGCGTCGGCGTCCTCGGCCCAGAAGCGGTCGCGCTGCGTGCGCACGTACCAGTTCGTCAGGACGTCGAGGTGGTCGCGGACCGTCTCGCACGCGCCAGCGATGTCGTACGCGTCGAGCTGCTCCTGGACCGTCGCGACGAGCAGGCGCGTGCGCGCGAGCAGGTAGCGGTCCATCGCGGGCAGGCCCGCGACCTCGTCCTCGGCGACCTGACGTGCCGTGATACCGGCGCCACCGTTCGCGGCGCCCGCGTAGAGCGTGAAGAAGTAGTACGTGCTCCACACCGGCAGCAGCACCTGGCGCACGGAGTCGCGGATGCCCTCCTCGGTGACGACGAGGTTGCCGCCGCGCAGGATCGGGCTCGACATGAGGAACCAGCGCATCGCGTCGGAGCCGTCGCGGTCGAGGACCTCGGTGACGTCCGGGTAGTTGCGCAGGGACTTGCTCATCTTGCGACCGTCAGAGCCGAGCACGATCCCGTGCGACACGGCCGAGCGGAACGCGGGCCGGTCGAACAGCGCGGTCGCGAGGACGTGCAGCGTGTAGAACCAGCCGCGCGTCTGACCGATGTACTCGACGATGAAGTCGCCCGGGTAGTGGTGCTCGAACCAGTCGCGGTTCTCGAACGGGTAGTGCACCTGCGCGAACGGCATCGAGCCCGAGTCGAACCACACGTCGAGGACGTCGGGGATGCGGCGCATCGTCGACCTCCCCGTCGGGTCGTCGGGGTTCGGTCGCGTCAGCTCGTCGATGTAGGGGCGGTGCAGGTCCGGCTCGCCCTTCTCGTTGAGGGGCAGGCGGCCGAAGTCGGCGGCGAGCTCGGCGAACGAGCCGTACACGTCGACACGCGGGTACGCGGGGTCGTC
This genomic window from Flavimobilis soli contains:
- a CDS encoding DUF4233 domain-containing protein, which gives rise to MTDAQPGTPETPVIRAKKSAKVQFTSTILLLEAFVVVFATFVLYGLRNVPAGLPDSVPNLEPAVIWTVGATMFVVLVVLSRACGRPGGYVAGSVAQVLVAAWTLVIPLMGIVAIVFIGLWVASLRLGGRIDRERAEYDAAHPDEAPNV
- a CDS encoding MDR family MFS transporter — translated: MSATATTPDQRVPEDADKPLVVLDKRTIWLIFGSLMASMFLSSLDQSILGTAMPTIVGELSGVEHQGWLMTAYILAIAIVMPLYGKFGDLWGRRWPFLFSIGLFTLASAGAGFSQSFGELVVWRAVQGLGGGGLMILSQAIIADIIPARERGKYMGPMGALFGVSAVAGPLLGGLFTDHLDWRWCFWINIPVGVAALVVSWITLKLPSHRAGRKIDWPGIVTMIVATSSLVLVATWTSWSGSGSYDFSDPLLIGLSAGFVVATALFVLAETRAEEPLIPLHLFRNRTFAISTTIGLVVGMGMFSALTFLPTFLQMSSGAGVTQSGLLMLPMMAGMMLTTIGSGVLITRTGRYKMYPVAGLALSSIMLAVMTQIDGSTSLVTFSVFLFLLGAGLGFVMQTIVLAVQNAVDPHELGTATSSNNFFREIGAAVGVALFSTLFTNRLTENMGGLAATVPPEQLAQLDPAGLTPAAVQDFPAALKQGVIDAYADALAPSFWYLVPLLVLGFVLALFLREVRLSDEAGMVARGEAVAG
- the dhaM gene encoding dihydroxyacetone kinase phosphoryl donor subunit DhaM; this translates as MADDVRPERVALVLVSHSAQIAEGTAGLAAQMAPGVTIRPVGGLPDGGLGTDFDRTLEELSGAAEGALGVVVLADLGSAVLTVESAIEFLDDDVAARTRLADAPFVEGTVAAAVTAHGGGDLDAVLAAAEHAGSTFVRRSGNLGEETQHGASDEEDTMAATGTGLARQVEVRNPMGLHARPAALLARMVAGYDASLTIGGVNAASVLELMKLGAVGGQVVEVDGSGPQAEEAIAAVVEAIEGGFGEV
- the dhaL gene encoding dihydroxyacetone kinase subunit DhaL, whose amino-acid sequence is MSLDVEWALRWVRLSADSIAEARDELTELDRQIGDGDHGANLDRGFAAVRTKVDGLEAENVGDVLKVVATTLMSTVGGASGPLYGTAYLRAAKVTGIPELNAHAVVALLEGALEGITSRGRAEVGEKTMVDAWSPAVDAAEAAAAAGASPAEVLEAALAGAEEGARSTVDLVATKGRASYLGERSRGHLDPGARSTVLLLAAAAEAARG
- the dhaK gene encoding dihydroxyacetone kinase subunit DhaK; the protein is MKKLLNDPAKAVDESVEGFGLAHPDLVTVHTDPLFVTRATKAPPGTVALVSGGGAGHEPLHAGFVGEGMLDAAVPGAVFTSPTPDQVAAAIEAVDNGAGVLAIVKNYTGDVLNFETAVELADGVEVSTVLVHDDVAVEDSLYTAGRRGVAGTVLVEKIAGAAAARGDDLAGVTAIAERVSSGVRSMGVALYAPTVPHVGRPSFDLPDDEIEIGIGIHGEPGRHRIPAADADTITEALLTPIIEDLRLESGERVLLFVNGMGGTPSSELYVVYRRARRLLEDRGVTVDRSLVGSYVTSLEMQGASLTVLRLDDELTSLWDAPVHTPALRW
- a CDS encoding bifunctional folylpolyglutamate synthase/dihydrofolate synthase, which codes for MARKKKKDETIGRSPELADVYASIIARNPEHDFEPTLDRVREVCELLGDPQRAYRVVHITGTNGKTSTARMVESLVREQGLRTGRFTSPHLTSVTERIAIDGEPVTEERFVEVYRDVEPYVEMVDARSQAAGGPRLSFFEVLTVMAFAAFADAPVDVAIVEVGMGGGWDSTNVADGDVAVVTPVAMDHAQWLGSTVVEIAHEKAGIIKEGASVVVGQQVEEVEEVLLAEVRERGASRLVRDGAELTVAQRHVAVGGQLVDLSTPGGLYTEIFLPLHGAHQAHNALLALAATEALVTGGAALPAGVVEAGFAAVTSPGRLEVVRSSPTILVDAAHNPAGAEVLVDALEEAFGFTRLIGVVGVLGDKDAEGLLSVLEPVLAEIVVTQSSSPRSTEAEDLHELAVDVFGDDRVHLASRLDAALDIAATLAESEDTIGVGTGAGVIVTGSVVLAAEARVLLGRG
- the ileS gene encoding isoleucine--tRNA ligase encodes the protein MVYPQHRDGAVPASPNLPDLEREVLAYWEQDGTFQASVDQRPAGQDGDNEFVFYDGPPFANGLPHYGHLLTGYAKDVVPRYQTMRGRRVERRFGWDTHGLPAELEAERILGITDKSQIESMGIDTFNEACRSSVLRYTGEWQEYVTRQARWVDFGHDYKTLDSSFMESVIWAFKQLYDKGLAYEGYRVLPYCWRDETPLSNHELRMDDDVYQSRQDPALTVGVRLESGELALIWTTTPWTLPSNLAIAVGPDVEYVVVRAGEGSVVAGQDVVLGAARLAAYAKELDLGDDAEASVLRRVRGAELAGRRYAPPFRYFADDAENPAVHQVLAADFVTTEDGTGLVHLAPAFGEDDKAACDAAGITPVVPIDARGRFTSLVPDYAGQQVFDANPEIIRDLKDGTGPLADVAAEKRPVVLRHETYQHSYPHCWRCRNPLIYKAVSSWFVRVTEFRDRMVELNQEISWTPEHIKDGQFGKWLSNARDWSISRNRYWGSPIPVWVSDDPAYPRVDVYGSFAELAADFGRLPLNEKGEPDLHRPYIDELTRPNPDDPTGRSTMRRIPDVLDVWFDSGSMPFAQVHYPFENRDWFEHHYPGDFIVEYIGQTRGWFYTLHVLATALFDRPAFRSAVSHGIVLGSDGRKMSKSLRNYPDVTEVLDRDGSDAMRWFLMSSPILRGGNLVVTEEGIRDSVRQVLLPVWSTYYFFTLYAGAANGGAGITARQVAEDEVAGLPAMDRYLLARTRLLVATVQEQLDAYDIAGACETVRDHLDVLTNWYVRTQRDRFWAEDADAFNTLFTALEALTRVMAPLAPLLTEEVWRGLTGGRSVHLTDWPTLVDAGGAPTTLGTVLADDADLVATMDRVRAVCSLSLGVRKANKLRVRQPLSRLTVVVDDPSALEPYTELLASELNVKAVDLVGLDSGAAQEYGIERRLTVNARAAGPRLGRGVQAAIKASKSGAWREDADGTVVVVTPDGDVPLEPTEYEVTTVVGASGGAAEPTVGAAVLPGGGFVVLDLVLDDALRAEGYARDLVREVQDARKAAGLNVSDRIELTLSVPAEQVAAVEAHRDLIAAETLSVSVTVGSSSTDAHSVAVAKAQG